From a single Rutidosis leptorrhynchoides isolate AG116_Rl617_1_P2 chromosome 5, CSIRO_AGI_Rlap_v1, whole genome shotgun sequence genomic region:
- the LOC139850067 gene encoding uncharacterized protein: MTSNAIQSIVLKSERKLHHLENPLPEASPETANATVHNAYTKQYNQQLEVACLMLASMTYELQRNLMDYNAYDMIEELKTMFQQQAEQELFETVKAFHACKHELGQPVSQYVLKMKGYLDQLECLGYAMPPVFGVHLILTSLSKDYDGFVMNYNMHSMGKTIPELHAMLKQAEKGLPKKTPAVLTIKEGKIQKRKVQAGSGKAKGKSKQAYTPKKKIPPPAKKEHPAKDMSCHHCGQIGHWR; the protein is encoded by the exons ATGACATCAAACGCAATTCAATCC ATTGTCTTAAAGTCTGAAAGGAAGTTGCACCATCTGGAAAATCCTTTACCTGAAGCCTCACCTGAAACTGCTAATGCTACTGTTCATAATGCTTATACTAAGCAGTATAACCAACAACTTGAAGTGGCATGTCTTATGCTTGCTAGCATGACCTATGAGCTCCAAAGGAACTTAATGGACTACAATGCATATGACATGATCGAGGAACTCAAGACGATGTTCCAACAACAGGCAGAACAGGAATTGTTTGAAACTGTGAAAGCGTTTCACGCTTGCAAACATGAGTTGGGGCAGCCGGTTAGCCAATATGTCTTGAAGATGAAAGGCTATTTGGATCAACTGGAGTGCCTAGGTTATGCTATGCCACCAGTTTTTGGAGTGCACTTGATACTTACTTCACTATCCAAGGACTATGAtggatttgtaatgaattacaatatgcatagCATGGGAAAAACCATTCCTGAGCTTCATGCAATGCTTAAGCAAGCTGAAAAGGGGCTACCAAAGAAGACTCCTGCAGTCTTAACCATAAAGGAAGGTAAAATCCAGAAAAGAAAGGTGCAAGCTGGAAGTGGAAAGGCAAAAGGAAAGAGTAAGCAAGCTTACACACctaagaagaaaattccaccaccAGCAAAGAAAGAGCATCCCGCAAAGGACATGTCTTGTCACCATTGCGGCCAGATTGGTCATTGGAGATGA